A single region of the Malus sylvestris chromosome 8, drMalSylv7.2, whole genome shotgun sequence genome encodes:
- the LOC126631798 gene encoding multiple organellar RNA editing factor 1, mitochondrial-like isoform X4, with translation MALSSLRLRRTLSGLSTLHRSLSATSALSAPHSFSSPLLPASTSEKFPVLPPQSWTLLLQSRTFRSSPFSSARPTSYGNDPKDEIGPNTVLFEGCDYNHWLIVMDYPWDNKPPAEEMIRNYEETCTKGLNISMEEAKKKIYACSTTTYTGFQVEMSEEESQKFEGLPGVVFVLPDSYIDPQNKEYGGDKYINGTIIPRPPPVQYGRQQGGRFRDNNRNRDQQRYDQQRPSYNPQGNPSYNQQGPMRGGGNYAASQNYPQQNYSSPRQGENTGPIPVNTAGGKDAYQPGGEPVPSYQGNYNQGGQQSYRPQEQRNFPQGDQRNYAPPGQQGFRGDNRNYGPPHADTDGQGLSGFQGQGTPGAYAQGPSSGTYAQGPSSGAYGQGPSSAAYGQGTASGNGQGYPAHGGDERFQQSNSAPMGHTGIDQGKNY, from the exons ATGGCGCTGAGCTCTCTCCGCCTCCGCCGAACCCTAAGCGGTCTCTCCACCCTCCACCGCTCCCTCTCTGCAACCTCCGCACTCTCGGCTCCACACTCCTTTTCCTCTCCTCTGCTTCCTGCCTCCACGTCCGAAAAGTTCCCTGTGCTGCCGCCACAGTCCTGGACGCTCCTCCTCCAGTCTCGGACGTTCAGGTCGTCGCCGTTCTCTTCCGCGCGACCGACTTCGTACGGCAACGACCCAAAGGACGAGATTGGCCCGAATACGGTACTGTTCGAAGGGTGTGACTACAACCACTGGCTGATCGTCATGGATTACCCGTGGGACAACAAGCCTCCGGCTGAGGAGATGATCAGGAATTATGAGGAGACTTGTACTAAAGGCTTGAACATCAG TATGGAAGAGGCAAAAAAGAAGATATATGCGTGTAGCACTACAACATATACAGGCTTTCAGGTTGAGATGTCTGAGGAAGAGTCACAGAAGTTCGAAG GTTTACCTGGAGTAGTTTTTGTGTTGCCGGATTCTTACATTGATCCACAGAACAAGGAATATGGAG GAGACAAATACATTAATGGTACAATCATACCAAGACCACCCCCGGTTCAGTATGGAAGGCAGCAGGGCGGAAGATTCCGTGACAATAACAGGAACCGTGACCAACAAAGATATGATCAGCAACGACCATCATATAATCCGCAAGGTAACCCCTCCTATAATCAACAGGGTCCTATGCGAGGTGGAGGGAACTATGCAGCATCACAAAATTATCCACAACAAAATTATAGCTCACCAAGACAAGGAGAGAACACAGGTCCTATTCCAGTGAATACCGCTGGAGGGAAGGATGCATATCAGCCAGGTGGAGAACCAGTACCTTCATATCAGGGCAATTACAACCAAGGAGGGCAGCAAAGTTATCGTCCCCAAGAACAAAGGAACTTCCCACAAGGAGATCAGAGGAATTATGCCCCCCCTGGTCAGCAGGGATTTAGGGGAGATAACAGGAATTATGGTCCCCCACATGCTGATACTGATGGGCAAGGTTTGAGTGGATTTCAAGGTCAGGGAACACCTGGAGCTTATGCACAAGGACCGAGCTCTGGAACTTATGCGCAAGGACCAAGCTCTGGAGCTTACGGCCAAGGACCGAGCTCTGCAG CTTATGGCCAAGGAACGGCATCTGGTAATGGGCAGGGATACCCTGCACATGGAGGAGATGAGAGGTTCCAACAAAGTAACTCTGCACCCATGGGACACACAGGGATTGACCAA GGGAAAAATTATTAG
- the LOC126631796 gene encoding DNA-directed RNA polymerase I subunit 2, which produces MTSSEREEKPTKMFGKQLAAAEDFAAVRELFRHHIESFDYLVTKGLEVLLSKIKPIEIVDPSTNNTLTIWLGDPALYRPYKEESKMMQVPLLPFECRQAKLSYTGKFMAEVCFKYNDSGAVIREKFNFGQLPIMLQSKLCHLRGATPQKLVSYKEEASEMGGYFILNGLERVVRLVILPKRNHPTSMVRNSFRDRKEGYTDKAVVIRCEREDQSSVTVKLYYLRNGSARLGFWIQGREYLLPVGVVLKALIDTTDREIYECLTCCYVENYEKGKGAVGTQLVGERAQIILDEVRDLKLFTRHECLEHIGEHFRPLMGGLENERPSVVGDAVIMNYILVHLNKAHDKFNLLIFMVQKLFSLVDQTSVLDNPDSLQNHEVLLPGHLITIYLKEKLEEWLQRTKKIIEDEINKNKDFDFGNVTKVKKLMDKNPAKQISLAVENMLKTGRLNTQSGLDLQQRAGLTVQAERLNYLRFISHFRAVHRGASFAGLRTTSVRKLLPESWGFLCPVHTPDGEPCGLLNHMTHICRITSFFDAQGNIRDFSKIRESILSVLSAVGMKTSKPNLVQAGPPAAFSVLLDGCVVGSISSSKVEKVVAHLRRLKVSAAPVIPEDLEVGYVPLSMGGAYPGLYLFTIPSRFVRPVKNISIPSVEGQNIELIGPFEQVFMEIRCPDGRDGGRKDGFPATHEEIHPTGMLSVVANLTPWSDHNQSPRNMYQCQMAKQTMAFSLQGLCNRADQKLYHLQTPQSPIVRTSAYKKYCIDEYPTGTNAIVAVLSYTGYDMEDAMILNKSSVERGMFHGHIYQTETIDLSDQKKRSDNTPTYFKKSNVDKNPLIDSDGLPHVGQTIKPYEEYYSFTNDTLHKPRAVKRKGTEPVIVDYVAIDGKKLLQKANIRFRHTRNPIIGDKFSSRHGQKGVCSQLWPDIDMPFSGVTGMRPDLIINPHAFPSRMTIAMLLESVAAKGGSLHGNYVDATPFASSKNANGETGPKSKTLVDELGEMLKVKGFNYHGVEVLYSGVYGTELTCEIFIGPVYYQRLRHMVSDKFQVRSTGTVDQVTRQPIKGRKRGGGIRFGEMERDSMLAHGAAYLLHDRLHTCSDYHIADVCSICGSILTSTFIQPKRVGRAVSGIPSVRAPKKVICHACKTSKGMETVAMPYVFRYLAAELASMNIKMTLQVSN; this is translated from the exons ATGACATCGtcggagagagaagagaagccGACGAAGATGTTCGGGAAGCAATTGGCGGCGGCGGAGGACTTCGCTGCGGTGCGTGAGCTCTTCCGCCACCACATAGAGTCATTCGACTACCTTGTCACTAAGGGTCTCGAGGTTCTACTCAGCAAGATCAAGCCCATCGAAATTGTCGACCCTTCCACCAACAATACGCTTACAA TCTGGTTGGGTGACCCTGCGTTGTACCGACCTTATAAGGAAGAGTCGAAAATGATGCAAGTTCCTCTGCTGCCTTTTGAA TGTAGACAGGCTAAACTTTCCTACACGGGGAAATTCATGGCGGAAGTTTGCTTTAAGTATAATGATAGTGGAGCTGTTATAAGAGAAAAGTTCAATTTTGGGCAGCTTCCCATCATGCTACAG TCAAAGCTTTGCCACTTAAGAGGTGCTACTCCCCAAAAGCTAGTTTCTTACAAAGAAGAGGCATCGGAAATGGGTGG TTACTTCATTTTAAATGGGCTTGAGAGAGTGGTTCGGCTTGTTATATTGCCAAAGCGGAACCAT CCAACTAGTATGGTGCGAAATTCATTTCGTGATCGAAAGGAAGGATATACTGACAAAGCAGTTGTAATAAG ATGTGAAAGAGAAGATCAGTCTTCAGTAACTGTCAAATTGTATTACCTTCGTAATGGAAGTGCAAGACTGGGATTTTG GATACAAGGGAGGGAGTACTTGCTTCCTGTAGGCGTTGTCTTAAAG GCTCTCATTGATACTACTGATCGTGAAATTTATGAGTGTTTGACATGTTGCTATGTCGAGAACTATGAGAAAGGAAAAGGGGCTGTTGGCACTCAGCTAGTGGGTGAGAGGGCACAAATTATCCTGGATGAAGTGAGAGACTTGAAACTTTTCACTCGTCATGAATGTCTAGAGCACATTG GAGAACACTTCCGACCTCTTATGGGTGGCTTGGAGAATGAACGACCTTCGGTT GTTGGGGATGCTGTTATAATGAATTACATATTGGTCCACCTTAATAAGGCTCATGACAAATTCAATCTGCTCAT ATTTATGGTGCAGAAACTTTTTTCACTTGTGGATCAGACTTCTGTGCTGGACAACCCAGATTCCTTGCAAAATCATGAAGTCCTACTCCCTGGTCACTTGATTACAATATATCTTAAG GAAAAACTAGAAGAGTGGTTGCAAAGGacgaaaaaaattattgaagatGAGATCAACAAAAATAAGGACTTTGATTTTGGCAACG TAACTAAAGTAAAGAAGCTTATGGATAAAAATCCTGCAAAGCAGATCAGTTTAGCTGTTGAGAATATGTTGAAAACTGGAAGACTTAATACTCAATCTGGTCTAGATTTGCAGCAG AGGGCAGGCTTGACCGTTCAGGCAGAGAGGCTTAACTATTTACGTTTCATATCTCATTTTCGTGCTGTTCATCGAGGGGCATCATTCGCTGGACTTCGCACCACAAGTGTGCGAAAATTGTTACCTGA aTCTTGGGGTTTTCTTTGCCCTGTCCATACACCTGATGGTGAACCATGTGGCTTGTTGAATCATATGACCCACATTTGTA GAATTACATCCTTCTTTGATGCTCAAGGAAATATTAGAGACTTCTCAAAGATCCGAGAGTCTATTCTCAGTGTTCTGAGTGCAGTTGGAATGAAGACTTCAAAGCCAAATCTGGTTCAAGCTGGTCCTCCTGCAGCTTTTTCTGTTTTGTTAGATGGCTGTGTTGTTGGTTCTATATCTTCCAGTAAAGTTGAGAAAGTTGTGGCTCATTTAAGGAGGCTGAAAGTGTCTGCTGCTCCAGTG ATTCCTGAGGATCTGGAAGTGGGATATGTTCCGTTAAGCATGGGTGGAGCATATCCTGGTCTGTACCTTTTCACTATCCCTTCTAGATTTGTTCGGCCAGTAAAGAATATTTCAATTCCTTCCGTTGAAGGTCAGAATATTGAACTTATTGGACCCTTTGAACAG GTTTTCATGGAAATAAGATGTCCTGATGGTCGAGATGGTGGAAGGAAAGATGGTTTCCCAGCAACTCATGAAGAAATTCATCCAACTGGAATGCTCAGTGTGGTCGCTAATCTTACACCCTGGTCAGATCATAATCAGAGCCCACGAAATATGTATCAGTGCCAG ATGGCAAAACAAACAATGGCCTTCTCTTTACAAGGACTTTGCAATCGTGCAGATCAAAAGTTGTACCATCTTCAG ACTCCTCAGTCCCCTATTGTACGCACAAGTGCATATAAGAAGTACTGCATCGATGAATACCCAACAGGCACAAATGCGATCGTTGCTGTACTGTCATATACTGG ATATGATATGGAGGATGCCATGATTCTAAATAAGTCATCTGTCGAACGCGGAATGTTTCATGGGCATATATATCAG ACAGAAACAATAGACTTGTCTGATcaaaagaagaggtcggataaCACCCCAACATATTTTAAGAAAAGTAACGTCGATAAAAATCCTTTGATTGATTCAGATGGTCTTCCTCATGTTGGTCAG ACAATAAAACCATATGAAGAATATTATAGCTTTACAAATGACACTCTTCATAAGCCCAGAGCCGTCAAACGGAAAGGTACAGAACCTGTTATAGTTGACTACGTTGCTATTGATGGGAAGAAACTCCTCCAGAAG GCAAACATACGCTTTCGACACACTAGAAACCCCATCATTGGTGATAAATTTAGCAGCCGGCATGGGCAAAAAGGTGTTTGCTCCCAGTTGTGGCCTGATATTGATATGCCATTTTCTGGGGTTACGGGAATGCGTCCAGATCTAATCATCAATCCCCATGCATTTCCTTCTAGAATGACAATAGCTATGCTGTTGGAATCAGTTGCTGCAAAG GGCGGTAGCTTACACGGAAACTATGTTGACGCGACTCCATTTGCTAGTTCAAAGAATGCTAATGGAGAGACTGGaccaaaatccaaaacccttgTTGACGAACTTGGTGAAATGTTAAAGGTTAAAGGGTTTAACTACCATGGTGTAGAAGTTCTGTACAGCGGGGTTTATGGCACAGAACTCACGTGCGAGATCTTTATTGGCCCTGTTTATTATCAACGACTACGACATATGGTTTCAGACAAATTTCAG GTTCGCTCCACTGGAACGGTAGACCAGGTCACTCGCCAGCCTATCAAAGGACGAAAGCGAGGTGGTGGCATACGTTTTGGTGAAATGGAGCGCGACTCCATGCTTGCGCATGGGGCAGCATATCTGTTGCACGACAGGCTTCATACCTGTTCTGATTATCACATTGCCGATGTATGTTCCATATGTGGAAGCATCCTAACGTCCACATTCATCCAACCAAAACGGGTTGGGCGTGCGGTTTCAGGAATTCCGTCTGTAAGAGCTCCCAAGAAGGTCATCTGCCATGCTTGTAAGACAAGTAAAGGGATGGAGACAGTTGCAATGCCCTATGTCTTCAGATATTTAGCTGCAGAGTTGGCGTCAATGAACATAAAAATGACTCTTCAGGTAAGTAATTGA
- the LOC126631798 gene encoding multiple organellar RNA editing factor 1, mitochondrial-like isoform X2, whose product MALSSLRLRRTLSGLSTLHRSLSATSALSAPHSFSSPLLPASTSEKFPVLPPQSWTLLLQSRTFRSSPFSSARPTSYGNDPKDEIGPNTVLFEGCDYNHWLIVMDYPWDNKPPAEEMIRNYEETCTKGLNISMEEAKKKIYACSTTTYTGFQVEMSEEESQKFEGLPGVVFVLPDSYIDPQNKEYGGDKYINGTIIPRPPPVQYGRQQGGRFRDNNRNRDQQRYDQQRPSYNPQGNPSYNQQGPMRGGGNYAASQNYPQQNYSSPRQGENTGPIPVNTAGGKDAYQPGGEPVPSYQGNYNQGGQQSYRPQEQRNFPQGDQRNYAPPGQQGFRGDNRNYGPPHADTDGQGLSGFQGQGTPGAYAQGPSSGTYAQGPSSGAYGQGPSSAAYGQGPSSAAYGQGPSSAAYGQGTASGNGQGYPAHGGDERFQQSNSAPMGHTGIDQGKNY is encoded by the exons ATGGCGCTGAGCTCTCTCCGCCTCCGCCGAACCCTAAGCGGTCTCTCCACCCTCCACCGCTCCCTCTCTGCAACCTCCGCACTCTCGGCTCCACACTCCTTTTCCTCTCCTCTGCTTCCTGCCTCCACGTCCGAAAAGTTCCCTGTGCTGCCGCCACAGTCCTGGACGCTCCTCCTCCAGTCTCGGACGTTCAGGTCGTCGCCGTTCTCTTCCGCGCGACCGACTTCGTACGGCAACGACCCAAAGGACGAGATTGGCCCGAATACGGTACTGTTCGAAGGGTGTGACTACAACCACTGGCTGATCGTCATGGATTACCCGTGGGACAACAAGCCTCCGGCTGAGGAGATGATCAGGAATTATGAGGAGACTTGTACTAAAGGCTTGAACATCAG TATGGAAGAGGCAAAAAAGAAGATATATGCGTGTAGCACTACAACATATACAGGCTTTCAGGTTGAGATGTCTGAGGAAGAGTCACAGAAGTTCGAAG GTTTACCTGGAGTAGTTTTTGTGTTGCCGGATTCTTACATTGATCCACAGAACAAGGAATATGGAG GAGACAAATACATTAATGGTACAATCATACCAAGACCACCCCCGGTTCAGTATGGAAGGCAGCAGGGCGGAAGATTCCGTGACAATAACAGGAACCGTGACCAACAAAGATATGATCAGCAACGACCATCATATAATCCGCAAGGTAACCCCTCCTATAATCAACAGGGTCCTATGCGAGGTGGAGGGAACTATGCAGCATCACAAAATTATCCACAACAAAATTATAGCTCACCAAGACAAGGAGAGAACACAGGTCCTATTCCAGTGAATACCGCTGGAGGGAAGGATGCATATCAGCCAGGTGGAGAACCAGTACCTTCATATCAGGGCAATTACAACCAAGGAGGGCAGCAAAGTTATCGTCCCCAAGAACAAAGGAACTTCCCACAAGGAGATCAGAGGAATTATGCCCCCCCTGGTCAGCAGGGATTTAGGGGAGATAACAGGAATTATGGTCCCCCACATGCTGATACTGATGGGCAAGGTTTGAGTGGATTTCAAGGTCAGGGAACACCTGGAGCTTATGCACAAGGACCGAGCTCTGGAACTTATGCGCAAGGACCAAGCTCTGGAGCTTACGGCCAAGGACCGAGCTCTGCAGCTTACGGCCAAGGACCGAGCTCTGCAGCTTACGGCCAAGGACCGAGCTCTGCAG CTTATGGCCAAGGAACGGCATCTGGTAATGGGCAGGGATACCCTGCACATGGAGGAGATGAGAGGTTCCAACAAAGTAACTCTGCACCCATGGGACACACAGGGATTGACCAA GGGAAAAATTATTAG
- the LOC126631798 gene encoding multiple organellar RNA editing factor 1, mitochondrial-like isoform X3, which yields MALSSLRLRRTLSGLSTLHRSLSATSALSAPHSFSSPLLPASTSEKFPVLPPQSWTLLLQSRTFRSSPFSSARPTSYGNDPKDEIGPNTVLFEGCDYNHWLIVMDYPWDNKPPAEEMIRNYEETCTKGLNISMEEAKKKIYACSTTTYTGFQVEMSEEESQKFEGLPGVVFVLPDSYIDPQNKEYGGDKYINGTIIPRPPPVQYGRQQGGRFRDNNRNRDQQRYDQQRPSYNPQGNPSYNQQGPMRGGGNYAASQNYPQQNYSSPRQGENTGPIPVNTAGGKDAYQPGGEPVPSYQGNYNQGGQQSYRPQEQRNFPQGDQRNYAPPGQQGFRGDNRNYGPPHADTDGQGLSGFQGQGTPGAYAQGPSSGTYAQGPSSGAYGQGPSSAAYGQGPSSAAYGQGTASGNGQGYPAHGGDERFQQSNSAPMGHTGIDQGKNY from the exons ATGGCGCTGAGCTCTCTCCGCCTCCGCCGAACCCTAAGCGGTCTCTCCACCCTCCACCGCTCCCTCTCTGCAACCTCCGCACTCTCGGCTCCACACTCCTTTTCCTCTCCTCTGCTTCCTGCCTCCACGTCCGAAAAGTTCCCTGTGCTGCCGCCACAGTCCTGGACGCTCCTCCTCCAGTCTCGGACGTTCAGGTCGTCGCCGTTCTCTTCCGCGCGACCGACTTCGTACGGCAACGACCCAAAGGACGAGATTGGCCCGAATACGGTACTGTTCGAAGGGTGTGACTACAACCACTGGCTGATCGTCATGGATTACCCGTGGGACAACAAGCCTCCGGCTGAGGAGATGATCAGGAATTATGAGGAGACTTGTACTAAAGGCTTGAACATCAG TATGGAAGAGGCAAAAAAGAAGATATATGCGTGTAGCACTACAACATATACAGGCTTTCAGGTTGAGATGTCTGAGGAAGAGTCACAGAAGTTCGAAG GTTTACCTGGAGTAGTTTTTGTGTTGCCGGATTCTTACATTGATCCACAGAACAAGGAATATGGAG GAGACAAATACATTAATGGTACAATCATACCAAGACCACCCCCGGTTCAGTATGGAAGGCAGCAGGGCGGAAGATTCCGTGACAATAACAGGAACCGTGACCAACAAAGATATGATCAGCAACGACCATCATATAATCCGCAAGGTAACCCCTCCTATAATCAACAGGGTCCTATGCGAGGTGGAGGGAACTATGCAGCATCACAAAATTATCCACAACAAAATTATAGCTCACCAAGACAAGGAGAGAACACAGGTCCTATTCCAGTGAATACCGCTGGAGGGAAGGATGCATATCAGCCAGGTGGAGAACCAGTACCTTCATATCAGGGCAATTACAACCAAGGAGGGCAGCAAAGTTATCGTCCCCAAGAACAAAGGAACTTCCCACAAGGAGATCAGAGGAATTATGCCCCCCCTGGTCAGCAGGGATTTAGGGGAGATAACAGGAATTATGGTCCCCCACATGCTGATACTGATGGGCAAGGTTTGAGTGGATTTCAAGGTCAGGGAACACCTGGAGCTTATGCACAAGGACCGAGCTCTGGAACTTATGCGCAAGGACCAAGCTCTGGAGCTTACGGCCAAGGACCGAGCTCTGCAGCTTACGGCCAAGGACCGAGCTCTGCAG CTTATGGCCAAGGAACGGCATCTGGTAATGGGCAGGGATACCCTGCACATGGAGGAGATGAGAGGTTCCAACAAAGTAACTCTGCACCCATGGGACACACAGGGATTGACCAA GGGAAAAATTATTAG
- the LOC126631798 gene encoding multiple organellar RNA editing factor 1, mitochondrial-like isoform X1, with amino-acid sequence MALSSLRLRRTLSGLSTLHRSLSATSALSAPHSFSSPLLPASTSEKFPVLPPQSWTLLLQSRTFRSSPFSSARPTSYGNDPKDEIGPNTVLFEGCDYNHWLIVMDYPWDNKPPAEEMIRNYEETCTKGLNISMEEAKKKIYACSTTTYTGFQVEMSEEESQKFEGLPGVVFVLPDSYIDPQNKEYGGDKYINGTIIPRPPPVQYGRQQGGRFRDNNRNRDQQRYDQQRPSYNPQGNPSYNQQGPMRGGGNYAASQNYPQQNYSSPRQGENTGPIPVNTAGGKDAYQPGGEPVPSYQGNYNQGGQQSYRPQEQRNFPQGDQRNYAPPGQQGFRGDNRNYGPPHADTDGQGLSGFQGQGTPGAYAQGPSSGTYAQGPSSGAYGQGPSSAAYGQGPSSAAYGQGPSSAAYGQGPSSAAYGQGPSSAAYGQGPSSAAYGQGPSSGPYGQGTASGNGQGYPAHGGDERFQQSNSAPMGHTGIDQGKNY; translated from the exons ATGGCGCTGAGCTCTCTCCGCCTCCGCCGAACCCTAAGCGGTCTCTCCACCCTCCACCGCTCCCTCTCTGCAACCTCCGCACTCTCGGCTCCACACTCCTTTTCCTCTCCTCTGCTTCCTGCCTCCACGTCCGAAAAGTTCCCTGTGCTGCCGCCACAGTCCTGGACGCTCCTCCTCCAGTCTCGGACGTTCAGGTCGTCGCCGTTCTCTTCCGCGCGACCGACTTCGTACGGCAACGACCCAAAGGACGAGATTGGCCCGAATACGGTACTGTTCGAAGGGTGTGACTACAACCACTGGCTGATCGTCATGGATTACCCGTGGGACAACAAGCCTCCGGCTGAGGAGATGATCAGGAATTATGAGGAGACTTGTACTAAAGGCTTGAACATCAG TATGGAAGAGGCAAAAAAGAAGATATATGCGTGTAGCACTACAACATATACAGGCTTTCAGGTTGAGATGTCTGAGGAAGAGTCACAGAAGTTCGAAG GTTTACCTGGAGTAGTTTTTGTGTTGCCGGATTCTTACATTGATCCACAGAACAAGGAATATGGAG GAGACAAATACATTAATGGTACAATCATACCAAGACCACCCCCGGTTCAGTATGGAAGGCAGCAGGGCGGAAGATTCCGTGACAATAACAGGAACCGTGACCAACAAAGATATGATCAGCAACGACCATCATATAATCCGCAAGGTAACCCCTCCTATAATCAACAGGGTCCTATGCGAGGTGGAGGGAACTATGCAGCATCACAAAATTATCCACAACAAAATTATAGCTCACCAAGACAAGGAGAGAACACAGGTCCTATTCCAGTGAATACCGCTGGAGGGAAGGATGCATATCAGCCAGGTGGAGAACCAGTACCTTCATATCAGGGCAATTACAACCAAGGAGGGCAGCAAAGTTATCGTCCCCAAGAACAAAGGAACTTCCCACAAGGAGATCAGAGGAATTATGCCCCCCCTGGTCAGCAGGGATTTAGGGGAGATAACAGGAATTATGGTCCCCCACATGCTGATACTGATGGGCAAGGTTTGAGTGGATTTCAAGGTCAGGGAACACCTGGAGCTTATGCACAAGGACCGAGCTCTGGAACTTATGCGCAAGGACCAAGCTCTGGAGCTTACGGCCAAGGACCGAGCTCTGCAGCTTACGGCCAAGGACCGAGCTCTGCAGCTTACGGCCAAGGACCGAGCTCTGCAGCTTACGGCCAAGGACCGAGTTCTGCAGCTTACGGCCAAGGACCGAGCTCAGCAGCTTACGGCCAAGGACCGAGCTCTGCAGCTTACGGCCAAGGACCGAGTTCTGGACCTTATGGCCAAGGAACGGCATCTGGTAATGGGCAGGGATACCCTGCACATGGAGGAGATGAGAGGTTCCAACAAAGTAACTCTGCACCCATGGGACACACAGGGATTGACCAA GGGAAAAATTATTAG